CCCATTTGGTTAGTTTCGATTTGGCTTCTTCATATTCCTTGTTTAACTCTTCGTATTTCTTATAAAGTTTTGCCAGTCTTTCCTGCTCTTTTCTGTAAAGCGCTTCAATTTCCCTACTTTTCTCCCTATATTTTATTAACTCCTTTAAGGGTTCAAGTTCCTTAATTTTTTCTCTAAGCTCCTCCACTTCTTTTTTATAGGGAATATAACTTCTCAGTTCCTCTATTTCTTTTTCCATTGAAGAACTTTTCTCTTTTTCCACGACCAATTCTTTTCTCAATTTCTCAATTTCCTTATTCTTTTCCTCAATTTCTTTAATGGCTCTTTCAAGTTTATCTCTATTCTCCCTTAAATCCTCCATTTCCTCAATTTTTTTCTCCAGTTCATCTATCTTTTTATCCCTTTCTTTTATTATCTCTTCCTTCTCAATCAATTTCTCGTCATATGAAAATATTTCATCTTCCTGTCTTTTATAAGCATCCCACAGCTTCTCGAGCCTTTTCCTTTCCTTTTCGAGTTCATTCTTGTATTTTTCCGCCTCCTGCAACATGGCAACAGTCCTCTCCTCCGCGCTCTCGACCTTCTTTTTCATCGAATCAATGGCTTCCTTTACTCTGTTAAATCTGTCGGAAGAGATTATTTTTTTAAGTTTTTCAAGAATTTCTCTCTCTTTATAAGAACTTTTCAAAATAGCATCTATCTCCTCAACTATTCTGTCAAAATCTTCTCCAAATTTATCAATTCTGTATAAATCTTCCATTAACAAGAATGAATTTTGTGCTATTTAACATTTTTGAATTAGATGAAGACCAATTTATTTATATATCAATGGTATTACCGCTTAATGGCAGAAAAAAAGAAAAAGGATAAGACATGGTATTGGATAGTTAGCCCTCAGATGTTTGGAAAGGCAAGAATTGTGGAAACACCAGCTGATAAGCCCGAAAATCTTTATGGGAGGACTGTGGAGGTTTCCATGCAGGAACTGAGTGGTGATTTTTCAAAAGCCCATATAAAATTGATTTTTAAAATAAAAGAAGTAAGCGGACTTGAAGCATACACCGATTTTGTAGGACATACAACAACTACAGATTATGTAAAGAGAATAGCAAGGAGGCACAGGGCAAAAATAGATGGAGTTTTCGATGTTACAACTAAAGACGGAAAGAGAATAAGAGTTAAACCATCAGCATATTCTCTAAAAAGACTTCAAACCTCACAAAAAAGCGCGATAAGAAAGATAATGAAAGATGTTGTTGAAACAATGGCAAAAACAAACACCATGGATGATTTTGTAAAATTTATGCTTGATGGAGAGATAGCGAAACAGATATACAAATTATCAAAAATAGTATATCCAATTAAGAGAGTTGAAATTCATAAATCCGAACTTCTTGAACAATTAGAAGTTAAATTAAAGGAGGAAAGTGAGGAGGAAAAGATTGCTGAGGAAATAGAGCCAGAAGAAACAGCAGAATTACAGGAAGAAAAAATAGAGGAATCAAACTAATTCCTTTATTTTTTCCTTTAATTCTTCTATACCTTCCCCACTTTTGCAGGAAATTTTAATATAATCTGTTTTTCCACCGCTTAAATCAACCTTATTTTCAACAACTATGATCTTTACTTTGAACATTTTTTTTACTTCTTCGAGAAGATTAAGTTGGTTTTTTAAAGGATACCCACAGTGCATTGATGCATCCAAAACAAAAATTATTGCTTTTGGCAGATGTTTAAGAGCAACTATCGCCTGCTTCTCTATTTCATTTTTTTCTTCAATCGGGCGGTCAAGCATGCCCGGCGCCTCAATAATCTGAATTTTCTTCTCTTCATAATCCTTATTAATGTGGAAATGTCCCAGAACAAGACCTTTTGTTGTAAATGGGTAGGGAGCAATCTCTGGTTTTGCTTTTGAAAGAATTGATAAAATCGAAGATTTTCCAACATTAGGATAGCCCGCTATTATTATAGTAGGTATATCTGTAGATACTGATGGCATTTTGGAAATTTTAAATCTCGCGTTTTCAAGAAATTTTAAATCTTCATCTATTTGTCTTAGCAAAGATGAAATTCTTCCATATAAATCAATAACAGTTTTTCTCGCATCTTCCCCCTTCCTTATTTTTTTTATTCCATCTCTTGATAAAAGCAATATTTTTTTTCTTGCCCATTCAACAGATGAAAGGGATTTTTTCATTTTATTTATCCCTACAAGTAAATCAATCAATTCATAATAAAAAGGATGTATATTGTCAAAACTCGGAAAATCTCTAACATATCTTCTAAGAGATTCATTCAATGTTTTTCTTATTTCTTCAATTTTCTCCGACCCTTTTTTCTTTTTCGCTCTTCTGAAAGCTTTGTCCATTAGTTGCTCTGCATTCAATATTTTTCCTATTTTCCACATGAAGATATATAACAAAAGAAATATAAAAGGTACGGTAAGTAAATTATTTATGCTAAAATATTTATTCTATGAAAAAAGTTATAATAATTGCAACATTTATTATATTGGCTCCGCAAGCTTGCGGGGACATTCTTTATGTGGGTGGGGAAGGAAATTATAAAAAAATACAGGATGCAATAGATAATGCAAATTTTTTTGATAAAATAATAGTGTATCCTGGAGTTTATGAAGAAAATATAACAATAAACAAGTCAATTTTTCTTGAAGGAAAAGATGTAATTGTTAGTGGCGGAATTTTTATTTTTGCAAATAATGTAAATATTTCGGGTTTCATAATAAATAATTCAATTCTATACGGGATTTCGGTGAAAGGAAATAGAAATACTATAAAAAATTGCAGTTTATTTTCAAACTCTTACGGGATAAAAATAGAGGGAGAAGAAAATTTTATTGAAAATAACAAGATTTTCAAGAATGGTTTTTATGGTATATATCTGTATTTTTTCTCTAAAAATAATACAATAACAAAAAATGAGATATATGAAAGCAAGGTAGGGATTTACATAGAGAAAGCGACGGATAATCTTATAATTGAAAATGTAATAAGGAATAATTCAGCGGGCATGATAATTCAGGGAGGGGAGAATAATCTAATAAGACTTAATAATTTTTCTGGAAATCTTGAAGGAATTCATATGTGTTGCTATAGCAAAAACAATATAATCTTTGAAAATAATTTTATCGGGAATTCAAAGCATGTTTATTGCTACGCGGAAAAGAATATATGGAATTTAAGCAACGGCAATTACTGGGATAATTTGAGCGGGGAGATATTTTTTATAGACGAAGAAAATATTGATTATCTGCCTTCTAAATCTCCTTATGAAATAGGTAGCTCTGCCTACAAAATTTATATTTTTTATCCAGAAGAAAATTCAACCTTAAGCGGGAAGATAATTATTCAAGGAATGGTAGAAAAGGAGGGTGTGGTAAGAATAAGGATAGATAATAATGATTGGGAAAACACAACTGGAAATTTTCTATGGTATTATTTATTGGATACAAAAAATTTAAGCGATGGGAAGCACGAAATATATGTTGAATTTGAAGGAGATATTATAAGCAGAACTATATATATTAAAAATAAAAAATCAATTCCTTCCTTTGAATTAATTTTAATTCTAATGGCTTTTTTATTCATTTTTAAAAATAGAAAAAATTATTTATAAAAAACCCATTAAACTTTATGGAAGGATTTATAATTTCTGACAAAGTAAGAAAAGCAATTTTTCTTGAAATTGCTTCTGGAGAAAACTCTATTACAAGAATAGCAAAAAAGAATAGAATAATTGAAAGTGTTGCAAAAAATGCCTTAAATGAGCTTATTGAAAAAGGAATTATTGAAGAAAAAAACGGGGAATATAAATTGAGCGAGGAAGGAATTAAATTATATGGAAAACTCAAGGGAAAAAATTTAATAGAATGAAGGGAATTGTGTGCAGCGGCAAGGGAGAAGGAAAAAAATATATAGCAATGGATGAGTATAAAAAGCAAATAGAGGAAAAATTTAATTTTTCTCCTTATGAAGGAACCCTTAACCTTGAGTTGAGTAAAGAAATTTTTGATGATTTAAAAAATATTGAAGGAATAAATCTTCGAGGATTTAAAAAAGGGAATAAATTTTTTGGAGATGTAAAGTCATTTCCTGTTGAAATTGATGGCAGGAAATGCGCCCTGCTTCTGCCCGCCATGAGCAAGCATAGTAGTGTTGTGGAGATTGTTTGCGGGGAAAAATTTAGAAATGGGCTGAGAGATGGGGATGATGTATTTTTCTTTTTTGAGCCTTTTGAAAAGAAGGGAGTTGATGCAAGTTTTTTTGCGCTCCCACATTGTGGTATGGAAGAATCAAGAATTACAATCTATTATGATTCACCTTTTGAAGAAGGAAGAAGAGATTTATTTTGTGAAGAAAATAGGGAGGATGCTTATTTAAAAAGATTTATAGGGAGAGATGCTGCTTCGATGATATTTGAAGGAGAGGGAAAGGAAGAATATAAGAAGCTTTTCGAATGGATTAAAAGGAAAGGTTATTCAATTATCTCCCCTCTCAGAAAAATAAAATATTCCTGCCTTAATGAATGGCAAATTGAAATAAAAATAAAGAGGGAATAAATTAAAAGTTCTAAATTTAGAAAAACTTTTAAGAAAAAATATAAGTATATCTTTATTATCCAATTTCATGAACATATTCATTGAAAATCTCAATAGCGTGCCAGTAAAAAATCAAAAGGTAGAGATTGTCGAAAGGAAGGGAATAGGACATCCTGATTCAATAGCAGATGCCCTCGCAGAAAATGTTTCAAGAGCTCTCTGCAGAGAATACTTACAAAATTTTGGCTACATAATGCATCATAACACCGATGAATGCCAGATTGTCGGCGGGCAGAGCCAGCCAAAATTTGGAGGGGGGACGATAATAGAGCCAGTTTATATTTTGCTAGTTGGAAGAGCAACTTCAATGGTTGGGAATAAAAGGCTTCCGATAAGGGCAATTGCAGTTAGGTCCGCTCACGAATATCTTGAGAAAAATTTTCCAAATTTAAATGCAGATACAGATGTGATGCTTGACTGCAAGATATGGGAAGGAAGTCAGGATTTAAAAAGCGTTTATGACCCGCGCAAAAGGCTTGCAAATGATACTTCAATTGGCTCAGGTTTTGCTCCTTTAACTGAGACTGAAAAACTAACTTATCAGATGGAAAGGTATATAAATATAACATTGAAGAAAAGATTTCCAGAGATAGGGGAGGATGTAAAAGTTATGAGCTGTAGAACAGAAAATAGAATAAATATAACTGTTGCTATTGCAATGGTTGATCGCTACATTCCAAATGCGGATCATTATATAAGTGTAAAGGAAGAAATTGCTGAAGAACTTCTCGATTTTTCAAGAAAATTCACTGAAAAAGAAGTAACTCTTGCAATAAATACCGCAGATGACTATGAAAAGAAAATCTTTTATCTAACAGTAACTGGCTTATCAATGGAAAATGGAGATGATGGATCAGTAGGGAGAGGAAATAGAATAAATGGGCTTATAACGCCAAATCGCCCTGTATCGCTTGAGGCGGCTGCTGGTAAAAATCCAGTAACACATGTTGGCAAGCTTTATAACATATGCTCACAAAGAATAGCGGATGAAATTGCAAAGAATTATAGCGTGGATGAAGTTTATGTTAGAATGGTTTCCCAGATAGGCAAGCCAGTAACAGAGCCGCAGGCAGTGAGCATATTAATTGTTGGAGGAAAATTAGATTCTGGAGTAGAAGAAATAGTAAAAAGTAATATGGAAAAAATGCTTAATATATATACAGAGGTATTAGAAGGAAAAATAAATGTGTTTTAATCCATAAATTTTTTTAGTATTAATCTCAACTCCTTTTCTGCTTTTTCTCCAACTCCATATCTAACCCGCACTATTTTTTTATTTACATTAAGAATTCTTTTTAGGTCAATTGGTGTTGCGGAAAGAACAAAATCACAATCTGATGAATTTATTGTTTCTTCAAGTTCTTCTATCTGGCTTTTTCCATAACCCATTGCCGGTAAAACTTTTTCCAGATGAGGATATTTTTTATAAGTTTCCAATATTGAGCCAACAGCATAATTTTTTGCATCAACTATTTCAAGCCCTAAATTTCTAGCCATTATGGTTGCTGCCCCATATTTCATTTCTCCATGTGTAATTGTGGGTCCATCTTCTATTACAAGCGCTTTTTTTCCTTCAATTTTCCCTTCTAATTTTATGGGTGATTCTGCCTCAATTATTTTCGCCTTAGGATTTATCATCTTTATATTATCTCTTACTTTTTCCACATCTTTCTTATTTGCAGTATCTACTTTATTTATTATAACATAATCAGCCATTCTTGCATTTATTTCCCCTGCATAATATGAAATTTCATGGCCCGCCCTATGGGGGTCTGCAACAACTATGTGCAAATCTGGCTTGTAGAAAGGAAAATCGTTATTTCCTCCGTCCCATATTATAATATCAGCTTCTTTTTCAGCATTTCTCAATATTTCTTCATAATCTACACCCGCATAAACAATTCCATGCATATCTATGTATGGCTCATATTCCTCCCTTTCCTCAATTGTGCATTCATATCTATCTAAATCCTCATAACTTGCAAACCTCTGGCATCTCTGCTTTACCAAATCACCATATGGCATTGGATGACGAACAGCCACAACCTTCTTTTTTTCAGATAAAATCTCAAAAATTTTTCTTGAAAACTGTGATTTTCCACAACCAGTTCTGACCGCACATATTGCAATTACAGGCTTGCTTGATTTGAGCATTGTGTGCTTTGGGCTGAGTAAAACAAAGTCCGCACCCGCAGAATTTACTATCGCTGCTTTATTCATCAATTCTTTATATGATATATCTGTATATGAAAAAACTACTTCATCTACATTATATTCCTTTATCAATTCTGGCAGTTTTTCTTCTTCATATATCGGAATTCCCTCTTTATAAAGCTTTCCAGCAAGTTGAGAGGGGTATTTTCTTCCCGCTATGTTTGGAATCTGCGCCGCGGTAAATGCAACAACTTCATAATCTTTATTATCCCTATAAAAAACATTAAAATTGTGAAAATCCCTGCCGGCGGCGCCCATTATTATTACCCTTTTTCTCATGATTTGGTAATGCTGAGCGTTTTTTATACCTTTCTAACCCTAGATATGTAGAATAAAATATTCTCCAAAAATTATGAGATGCTAAACAAGCCCTTCGTATTTTTTCACCTAGCAATTGATGAGTATATAAAAATAAAAAATTAAATTAACAATTTCAGTTTTAACATCATGATTCCAAAGAGCCATCCTCGCTACAAGAGCCTGATTACAAGAAATCTGATTGCAGAAGGATATGAAAAAGGAATAGTCCATATTACTGGCTTAATTGCTCACGGGCGAGGGGAGGCATTTGACTATTTGCTCGGGGAAAAAACCCAAAAGTTTGCGCACCGCGCAGCGCTGGCCAGCGCCGCATGGCTTGCTGTAGCAAAAAAACCTGTTATATCTGTTAATGGAAATGTTGCTGTCCTTGCGGGAAAGGAAATTGTGAAACTTGCAAAGGAAAGCGGGGCAATTATAGAAGTTAATCTTTTTCACAGGAGCGAGGAGAGAATAAGAAAAATAATAAAGTTGCTTGAAGAAGAGGGAGGGGAAAAAATTTTGGGGCTCGAAGGAGATGCAAGAATTAGCAGACTTGAGCATGCAAGGGCTATATGCAGTTACGAAGGAATTTATAGCAGTGATGTTGTTCTTGTTCCTCTTGAAGATGGAGATAGATGTGAGGCGTTGAAGAAGATGGGAAAGGTTGTTCTTACCATTGATTTAAATCCTTTATCGAGGACTGCAAGAAATGCTGATGTAACAATTGTTGATAATATCACGAGAGCAATTCCAAATATAAGGAGAAAATATAAAAAGCTTGAGAAGCCGAAAGAAATAATAAAGGAGTGGGACAACAAGAAAAATCTTCAGGATGCTTTAAATTTAATATCCAGAAGATTAAGATATATTTATAAGAGCTAATTATTTTCACTTCAATGAGAATTGCATGGTTTACAGATACATGGCTTCCTACAAGAGATGGAGTTGTTACTTCGTTGCTTTTATTTAAAAGAGAAATTGAAAAAATGGGGCATGAAATCTATATTTTTGCTCCAGGAAAAGAAAATTATGAAGAAGACGGCGTCTTTTATTATAAATCGAAGCCATTTAAAAAATATGCCAATTATAGATTTGTTTCACTGCCATCTTTTTTTTCAAAAAGAACTGAGAAAATAATAAAAAGAATAAAGCCAAACATAATTCATTCACACTCTCCTGGCTTTATGGGAATACATGCATTGATTGCATCATATAAAATGCAGCTTCCTCTCTTTTTTACATATCATACTTTTATCGATGATTCAATATATCTTGTTATAAAAGATAAAAATTTTCAGAATTTTGCAAAAAAACTTCTTTATCAATGGTTAAAATATTACATGAAAAGATGCTCGTGCATTATCGCTCCAAGCAACTATACAGCGAGATATATAAACGAAAAAATAATTGAAAGAAGCATAGAAATTATTCCAACTGGTATAGATATAAAAAGATTTTCAAAAGGAAAAAATAAGAAAGATAATGAAAAGAAGATAATCCTTCATGTTGGAAGAATAGTAAGGGAAAAAAATATTGATTTAATTATAGAAGCATCTCCATATATTCTAAAAAAATTAGATACAACTTTTTTAATTGTTGGGGAAGGACCAGCGAGAAAGGAATATGAAGAAAAAGTGATAAAAAAAGGATTAGAGAAAAATTTCGTATTCACAGGATTTGTAGATGATGAAAAATTGCTCAATTATTATCATTTAGCCGATGTTTTTGTTTTTCCTTCAATATATGAGACACAGGGTATTGTTGCTCTCGAAGCAATGGCTTCTGGCCTGCCTGTTGTGGCGGCGAGGGCGAAGGCGCTGCCTGATTTTATAACAGATGGGGAAAATGGTTATCTTTTTGATCCTTATGATGCGAAGGAATTTGCTGAAAAGGTAATTAAGGCAATAGATAATAAAAAAGTTGTTGAAAAAGGACTGGAATTTGTTAAAAATTTCAGCATAGAAAAAATGGCGGATAAGTTGGTTGGTTTATATGAAAGCAAAATGCAGGCTGAAAATTGAATTTAAAAGTGAGGAAGAAGCAAAATATGTAAATGAAGCAATAAAAATAGATAATGAGGGTTATATATCTACAAAGGTGAATGGAAGATTTATTGAAGCAGAAATTGAAGCGAACAAGATAATGTCAATAGCTCATACATTGGATGATTTCCTTTCCTGCCTGAAAGAAGCAATTGAGATTATCACTCAAATATAAGGCTTTTCTTTTCCAGCTCTACTTTCGGCATCTTATATGTTTTTCTAACCCTTTTATCATATTCTTCTTCGCCAATTTCCTGCAATATTTTCCTTCCCTTTTCATCGAGGGCAAGAACATTGTTGTTTATTTTAGCAACTGTTGCTGGAGATACTTTAAGCAATAGGTTCATACCTGTTGCAAGTCCAAGAGGCAAAGATTCTGTTTTCATTATTCCTCCAGGAATTGCCTCAAACCATATTCCAATTGAATCCTCTCCAAATTTTGTTATGGGTATGCCCGTCGCCGCCTGCCTTTCTGGCAACGGGCCAACATCACCAACAATCCATTTACCATCTATATAGGCTTCACCTTCTCCATGGAAAAGGAAATTCCCCATTGCATCATACCATTCCACCATGAGAGGATCAGGAGAAATAAATGTATCATACCATTGAGGAATCATTGAAAGAGCATATAGCTTATATCTTGCTTTTATACCAGCAACCCTGCAGAGTGCTATGAAAAGGGATATTTTATGGAGGCATGTTCCATATCCTTTTCTTAAAGTTTCCTCAACCCCCCAGAAAGGAACTATCTGAAGGGTAACTTTCCTTTTAACAAATTCAAAAACATCATTTGCATACTCATATGGCTCTTTTTCAAAAGCTCCGAGCTTGTTTGCCATTGCAATAATCTCTGGCGAATATGGATTGCAGAATAAAGTTGGGCGAAGGTATTTTTCATCTGATTTAATAAATTTCATATCTGAACTGTATGAAGGCAAATCATACACCCTTTTTGGAGGAGTATAGCTTACTTCACCTTTCCTTAAATTCTTCAATCTGAAAAAATTTTTTATCAAAACTTTGCTAAGAGATAAACTACCTCTTATAAAAAGTTTCATCATCTGTTTTTTCGGTATATATTCCTTTTCCTTCCATTCTCTAAACATCTCCACCACCCATATCCATTGCAAAAACTCTCCTCATCTCTTCAGCACATCCTCTCATTTCTTCTCCCCTTGCTCTATTTACTTCTGGCTCAAGAACTTGACTATTTCTTTCACAAACTGGGCATTCTTCAAGCATTTTTACTTCATCTCCAGAGATTATAAATCCAGGATAGCTAAAGGCAAGTCCATCAAGAAATGCAAATCTGCCTTTTTCACCATATCCTACTTCCTCACCATTTTCATCGAGCACCATCACATGGTAATAACTTTTTGGTATATGTAGATAATGCCCTTCCCTGCAATGCACCATCCATCCATTTCCCTCCACCATTCCATATAAATCAAGGCAATTTTCTGGAGGAATTCCCAAAAATTTTTCAG
Above is a window of Thermoplasmatales archaeon DNA encoding:
- a CDS encoding 30S ribosomal protein S3ae; protein product: MAEKKKKDKTWYWIVSPQMFGKARIVETPADKPENLYGRTVEVSMQELSGDFSKAHIKLIFKIKEVSGLEAYTDFVGHTTTTDYVKRIARRHRAKIDGVFDVTTKDGKRIRVKPSAYSLKRLQTSQKSAIRKIMKDVVETMAKTNTMDDFVKFMLDGEIAKQIYKLSKIVYPIKRVEIHKSELLEQLEVKLKEESEEEKIAEEIEPEETAELQEEKIEESN
- a CDS encoding 50S ribosome-binding GTPase gives rise to the protein MWKIGKILNAEQLMDKAFRRAKKKKGSEKIEEIRKTLNESLRRYVRDFPSFDNIHPFYYELIDLLVGINKMKKSLSSVEWARKKILLLSRDGIKKIRKGEDARKTVIDLYGRISSLLRQIDEDLKFLENARFKISKMPSVSTDIPTIIIAGYPNVGKSSILSILSKAKPEIAPYPFTTKGLVLGHFHINKDYEEKKIQIIEAPGMLDRPIEEKNEIEKQAIVALKHLPKAIIFVLDASMHCGYPLKNQLNLLEEVKKMFKVKIIVVENKVDLSGGKTDYIKISCKSGEGIEELKEKIKELV
- a CDS encoding right-handed parallel beta-helix repeat-containing protein — encoded protein: MKKVIIIATFIILAPQACGDILYVGGEGNYKKIQDAIDNANFFDKIIVYPGVYEENITINKSIFLEGKDVIVSGGIFIFANNVNISGFIINNSILYGISVKGNRNTIKNCSLFSNSYGIKIEGEENFIENNKIFKNGFYGIYLYFFSKNNTITKNEIYESKVGIYIEKATDNLIIENVIRNNSAGMIIQGGENNLIRLNNFSGNLEGIHMCCYSKNNIIFENNFIGNSKHVYCYAEKNIWNLSNGNYWDNLSGEIFFIDEENIDYLPSKSPYEIGSSAYKIYIFYPEENSTLSGKIIIQGMVEKEGVVRIRIDNNDWENTTGNFLWYYLLDTKNLSDGKHEIYVEFEGDIISRTIYIKNKKSIPSFELILILMAFLFIFKNRKNYL
- a CDS encoding CTP-dependent riboflavin kinase, whose amino-acid sequence is MKGIVCSGKGEGKKYIAMDEYKKQIEEKFNFSPYEGTLNLELSKEIFDDLKNIEGINLRGFKKGNKFFGDVKSFPVEIDGRKCALLLPAMSKHSSVVEIVCGEKFRNGLRDGDDVFFFFEPFEKKGVDASFFALPHCGMEESRITIYYDSPFEEGRRDLFCEENREDAYLKRFIGRDAASMIFEGEGKEEYKKLFEWIKRKGYSIISPLRKIKYSCLNEWQIEIKIKRE
- a CDS encoding methionine adenosyltransferase, whose protein sequence is MNIFIENLNSVPVKNQKVEIVERKGIGHPDSIADALAENVSRALCREYLQNFGYIMHHNTDECQIVGGQSQPKFGGGTIIEPVYILLVGRATSMVGNKRLPIRAIAVRSAHEYLEKNFPNLNADTDVMLDCKIWEGSQDLKSVYDPRKRLANDTSIGSGFAPLTETEKLTYQMERYINITLKKRFPEIGEDVKVMSCRTENRINITVAIAMVDRYIPNADHYISVKEEIAEELLDFSRKFTEKEVTLAINTADDYEKKIFYLTVTGLSMENGDDGSVGRGNRINGLITPNRPVSLEAAAGKNPVTHVGKLYNICSQRIADEIAKNYSVDEVYVRMVSQIGKPVTEPQAVSILIVGGKLDSGVEEIVKSNMEKMLNIYTEVLEGKINVF
- a CDS encoding GTPase, whose translation is MRKRVIIMGAAGRDFHNFNVFYRDNKDYEVVAFTAAQIPNIAGRKYPSQLAGKLYKEGIPIYEEEKLPELIKEYNVDEVVFSYTDISYKELMNKAAIVNSAGADFVLLSPKHTMLKSSKPVIAICAVRTGCGKSQFSRKIFEILSEKKKVVAVRHPMPYGDLVKQRCQRFASYEDLDRYECTIEEREEYEPYIDMHGIVYAGVDYEEILRNAEKEADIIIWDGGNNDFPFYKPDLHIVVADPHRAGHEISYYAGEINARMADYVIINKVDTANKKDVEKVRDNIKMINPKAKIIEAESPIKLEGKIEGKKALVIEDGPTITHGEMKYGAATIMARNLGLEIVDAKNYAVGSILETYKKYPHLEKVLPAMGYGKSQIEELEETINSSDCDFVLSATPIDLKRILNVNKKIVRVRYGVGEKAEKELRLILKKFMD
- a CDS encoding phosphopantothenate/pantothenate synthetase; translated protein: MIPKSHPRYKSLITRNLIAEGYEKGIVHITGLIAHGRGEAFDYLLGEKTQKFAHRAALASAAWLAVAKKPVISVNGNVAVLAGKEIVKLAKESGAIIEVNLFHRSEERIRKIIKLLEEEGGEKILGLEGDARISRLEHARAICSYEGIYSSDVVLVPLEDGDRCEALKKMGKVVLTIDLNPLSRTARNADVTIVDNITRAIPNIRRKYKKLEKPKEIIKEWDNKKNLQDALNLISRRLRYIYKS
- a CDS encoding glycosyltransferase, which gives rise to MRIAWFTDTWLPTRDGVVTSLLLFKREIEKMGHEIYIFAPGKENYEEDGVFYYKSKPFKKYANYRFVSLPSFFSKRTEKIIKRIKPNIIHSHSPGFMGIHALIASYKMQLPLFFTYHTFIDDSIYLVIKDKNFQNFAKKLLYQWLKYYMKRCSCIIAPSNYTARYINEKIIERSIEIIPTGIDIKRFSKGKNKKDNEKKIILHVGRIVREKNIDLIIEASPYILKKLDTTFLIVGEGPARKEYEEKVIKKGLEKNFVFTGFVDDEKLLNYYHLADVFVFPSIYETQGIVALEAMASGLPVVAARAKALPDFITDGENGYLFDPYDAKEFAEKVIKAIDNKKVVEKGLEFVKNFSIEKMADKLVGLYESKMQAEN
- a CDS encoding transglutaminase family protein; translation: MQWIWVVEMFREWKEKEYIPKKQMMKLFIRGSLSLSKVLIKNFFRLKNLRKGEVSYTPPKRVYDLPSYSSDMKFIKSDEKYLRPTLFCNPYSPEIIAMANKLGAFEKEPYEYANDVFEFVKRKVTLQIVPFWGVEETLRKGYGTCLHKISLFIALCRVAGIKARYKLYALSMIPQWYDTFISPDPLMVEWYDAMGNFLFHGEGEAYIDGKWIVGDVGPLPERQAATGIPITKFGEDSIGIWFEAIPGGIMKTESLPLGLATGMNLLLKVSPATVAKINNNVLALDEKGRKILQEIGEEEYDKRVRKTYKMPKVELEKKSLIFE